One stretch of Candidatus Sulfotelmatobacter sp. DNA includes these proteins:
- a CDS encoding NAD(P) transhydrogenase subunit alpha: MTAHLLTELTIFILAVFLGLEVISKVPTTLHTPLMSATNAIHGIVLVGAILVAGVVDTPYNAILGFILVVLASLNVFGGYTVTERMLQMFKPRAAAPKREDNA; the protein is encoded by the coding sequence GTGACCGCACATCTGCTCACCGAGCTCACGATCTTCATCTTGGCCGTGTTCCTCGGACTCGAAGTCATCTCGAAGGTCCCGACGACCTTGCACACGCCGCTGATGTCGGCGACCAACGCCATCCACGGCATCGTGCTGGTCGGCGCGATCCTGGTCGCCGGCGTGGTCGACACGCCGTACAACGCGATCCTGGGCTTCATCCTGGTCGTGCTCGCCTCGCTCAACGTCTTCGGCGGCTACACGGTGACGGAACGCATGCTGCAGATGTTCAAGCCGCGAGCGGCGGCGCCCAAGCGCGAGGACAACGCGTGA
- a CDS encoding Re/Si-specific NAD(P)(+) transhydrogenase subunit alpha, which yields MRIAVPTERAPGERRVALVPEIVAKFVKDGHTVAVERGAGNDAFYSDAAYAAAGAQVVDGDELYHGAEIVTRVAKPSDAEVDLIPRGATLIGFLSPLGDPRSVERYADHGLSAIAMELIPRTTLAQAMDALSSQASIAGYKAVLLAAAALPKYFPMLTTAAGTVKPARALIIGAGVAGLQAIGTARRLGAQVTGYDARAAVKEQVQSLGAKFLEIAGVEATGQGGYARELTAEEIAIQRAAMVKAIGASDVVVTTAAVPGRKAPVLVTAEAIAAMEAGSVIVDLAAETGGNSELTVAGKTVVSPNGVSIIGAVNLPATVPTHASQLYARNVQALITYLVRDGKLTLDPDDEIARGATIVRDGEIVHEPTRAALAAT from the coding sequence ATGAGGATCGCCGTCCCCACCGAACGCGCACCCGGCGAACGACGCGTCGCGCTCGTCCCGGAGATCGTCGCGAAGTTCGTCAAGGACGGCCACACGGTCGCGGTCGAGCGCGGCGCCGGCAACGACGCGTTCTACAGCGACGCGGCGTACGCGGCGGCCGGCGCGCAGGTCGTCGACGGCGACGAGCTCTACCACGGCGCCGAGATCGTCACTCGCGTCGCCAAGCCGAGCGATGCCGAGGTCGACCTGATCCCGCGCGGCGCGACGCTGATCGGCTTCCTCTCGCCGCTCGGCGATCCGCGTTCGGTCGAGCGGTACGCCGACCACGGGCTCTCGGCGATCGCGATGGAGCTGATCCCGCGCACGACGCTGGCGCAAGCGATGGACGCGCTCTCCTCGCAAGCCTCGATCGCCGGCTACAAGGCCGTGCTGCTCGCCGCCGCCGCCCTGCCGAAGTATTTCCCGATGCTCACCACCGCGGCCGGCACGGTGAAGCCGGCGCGCGCGCTGATCATCGGCGCGGGCGTCGCCGGATTGCAAGCGATCGGCACCGCGCGCCGGCTGGGCGCGCAGGTCACCGGCTACGACGCGCGCGCGGCCGTCAAGGAACAAGTGCAGTCGCTGGGCGCGAAGTTTCTCGAGATCGCGGGCGTCGAAGCGACCGGGCAAGGCGGGTACGCGCGCGAGCTCACCGCCGAGGAGATCGCGATCCAGCGCGCCGCGATGGTCAAGGCGATCGGCGCGTCGGACGTGGTCGTCACGACGGCCGCGGTCCCCGGGCGCAAGGCGCCGGTGCTGGTGACGGCCGAGGCGATCGCCGCGATGGAGGCGGGCAGCGTCATCGTCGACCTGGCCGCCGAGACGGGCGGGAACTCCGAGCTGACCGTGGCCGGCAAAACGGTCGTCAGCCCGAACGGCGTGAGCATCATCGGCGCCGTCAACCTGCCGGCGACGGTGCCGACCCACGCCAGCCAGCTCTACGCGCGCAACGTCCAGGCGCTGATCACCTATCTCGTGCGCGACGGCAAGCTCACGCTCGACCCGGACGACGAGATCGCGCGCGGCGCGACGATCGTGCGCGACGGCGAGATCGTCCACGAGCCGACCCGCGCGGCCCTCGCCGCCACCTGA
- a CDS encoding acyltransferase has product MGLARGGRIATIDGLRGIAILLVVWFHYWQISWQSLVLPVVHDAPQWLAETGYLGVALFFFISGFVIALPFVEAHAVGAPPPTWRHFYTRRLLKIVPSYVLVIAVLIAIGFQTYPNLPAGAKDVGIHLLFVHDWFPAYNSSIDGVMWSLGVEVQFYLLFPLFCFAFLRWPRATVLVMFAIANAWRLWSYHGDHYYLEQKLAQLPGYLDFFAAGMFGAFAYVSTALRPQAAARRWLFTLMALAGVVLYVALSRDCYLHRFDPEWPQLWVVRWRSAIAVACFLTAVGSLFAFRRAQYALANPLLLYLAAISYNLYLWHVPIARELQTWRIPPYAGDPHTDHRWMLTFPLIAIPVALAVSTAVTYGFERPILRWRPRRRRLPATEGPEARTAITVGS; this is encoded by the coding sequence ATGGGTCTGGCGCGGGGCGGCCGCATCGCGACGATCGACGGCCTGCGTGGGATCGCGATCCTGCTGGTCGTCTGGTTTCACTACTGGCAGATCAGCTGGCAGTCGCTCGTCCTGCCCGTGGTGCACGACGCGCCGCAGTGGCTGGCCGAGACCGGCTACCTGGGCGTCGCGCTGTTCTTCTTCATCTCGGGCTTCGTGATCGCGCTGCCGTTCGTCGAGGCGCACGCGGTCGGCGCGCCGCCGCCGACCTGGCGGCACTTCTACACGCGCCGGCTGCTCAAGATCGTGCCGTCGTACGTGCTGGTCATCGCGGTGCTGATCGCGATCGGCTTCCAGACCTATCCGAACCTGCCGGCCGGAGCGAAGGACGTCGGCATCCACTTGCTGTTCGTCCACGATTGGTTCCCGGCGTACAACTCGTCGATCGACGGCGTGATGTGGTCGCTGGGCGTCGAAGTGCAGTTCTACCTGCTCTTCCCGCTGTTCTGCTTCGCGTTCTTGCGCTGGCCGCGGGCGACCGTGCTGGTCATGTTCGCGATCGCGAACGCCTGGCGGCTGTGGAGCTACCACGGCGATCACTACTACCTCGAGCAGAAGCTGGCGCAGTTGCCCGGCTACCTCGATTTCTTCGCCGCCGGGATGTTCGGCGCGTTCGCGTACGTCTCGACCGCGTTGCGCCCGCAAGCGGCGGCGCGCCGGTGGCTCTTCACCCTGATGGCGTTGGCCGGCGTCGTGCTCTACGTCGCGTTGTCGCGCGACTGCTACCTGCACCGCTTCGATCCCGAGTGGCCGCAGCTGTGGGTCGTGCGCTGGCGCTCGGCGATCGCGGTGGCCTGCTTCCTGACCGCCGTCGGCTCGCTGTTCGCGTTCCGGCGCGCGCAGTACGCGCTGGCAAACCCGCTGCTGCTGTACCTGGCGGCGATCTCGTACAACCTCTACCTGTGGCACGTGCCGATCGCGCGCGAGCTGCAGACGTGGCGCATCCCGCCGTACGCCGGCGACCCGCACACCGATCATCGCTGGATGCTGACCTTCCCGCTGATCGCGATTCCGGTCGCGCTGGCCGTGTCCACCGCCGTGACCTACGGCTTCGAGCGCCCGATCCTGCGCTGGCGCCCACGGCGGCGCCGGCTTCCCGCCACGGAGGGACCCGAGGCTCGAACTGCGATAACAGTCGGCTCATGA
- a CDS encoding ABC transporter substrate-binding protein, with amino-acid sequence MTRRRFVSGVAAGALAVGVPVVARAEATPLTIGYVPSTLFAPVFLAAERGYLHDAGFNPTLTPIVAGQDAMALVSQSQLDLAAGALSAAFFNAVQRGLEVKYVASTAYQPAKGRPSALEVRQDLWDGGLRSLTALRGKKIGWIGGNGAASAYYVARILRGAGMRLSEIEAVNVATPDQEVALQRKAIDAVFTSAPFTELFVTRKEASILASPPPGIAASGIFFGPALLHDSGRARAVLGALRRAAGELAGAGWYAPASLAACAKYTQQPPEMIAKSPRYEVRSDLRPDRETALDMQREFIADGFLSYTTPLPEPRLIATF; translated from the coding sequence GTGACGCGACGCCGCTTCGTGAGCGGCGTCGCGGCCGGCGCGCTGGCCGTGGGCGTGCCCGTCGTCGCGCGCGCCGAGGCGACGCCGTTGACGATCGGCTACGTGCCCTCCACGCTCTTCGCGCCCGTCTTCCTCGCCGCGGAGCGCGGCTATCTGCACGACGCCGGCTTCAACCCGACGCTCACCCCGATCGTCGCCGGTCAGGATGCGATGGCGCTGGTCTCACAGAGCCAGCTCGACCTCGCCGCCGGCGCGCTCTCGGCCGCGTTCTTCAACGCCGTGCAACGCGGTCTGGAGGTCAAGTACGTCGCCTCGACCGCCTATCAGCCGGCGAAGGGCCGGCCCTCGGCGCTCGAAGTGCGCCAAGACCTGTGGGACGGCGGACTGCGCTCGCTCACCGCCTTGCGCGGGAAGAAGATCGGCTGGATCGGCGGCAACGGCGCCGCGTCCGCCTATTACGTCGCACGCATCCTGCGCGGTGCGGGGATGCGGCTCTCCGAGATCGAGGCCGTCAACGTCGCGACGCCGGATCAAGAAGTCGCGCTGCAACGCAAGGCCATCGACGCCGTCTTCACCTCGGCGCCGTTCACCGAGCTGTTCGTGACGCGCAAAGAGGCCAGCATCCTGGCCTCGCCGCCGCCCGGAATCGCCGCCTCGGGGATCTTCTTCGGGCCCGCGCTGCTGCACGACAGCGGCCGTGCGCGCGCCGTGTTGGGCGCGCTGCGGCGAGCCGCCGGCGAGCTGGCCGGTGCGGGCTGGTACGCGCCCGCGAGCCTGGCGGCGTGCGCGAAGTACACGCAACAGCCGCCCGAGATGATCGCGAAATCGCCGCGCTACGAGGTGCGTTCCGACCTGCGCCCCGACCGTGAAACCGCGCTCGACATGCAGCGCGAGTTCATCGCCGACGGCTTCCTCTCGTACACGACGCCGCTCCCCGAGCCGCGCTTGATCGCGACCTTCTGA
- a CDS encoding fumarylacetoacetate hydrolase family protein, which translates to MRLVSFSTPSSGPRPGILEGDSIRPLVSVESLDALVRLGPEQRAAALGVTGPAVPLADATLHAPLHPHKNVFCIGRNYLAHAEEGARARGEELKLPPVPDIFTKAPTAIADPDQVLRLSSTVSQKYDWEAELAIVIGKPCKDVAQADALDVIFGYTCLNDVTARDLQRASTQWFKGKTLDDTCPLGPWIVTPDEIGDAQNLEVTLRLNGVVKQHANTSSMIFKIPKIIEYLSAGLTLEPGDIIATGTPEGVGFARTPPEFMKDGDVMEVEIEKIGILRNTLSITAPVGAAH; encoded by the coding sequence GTGCGTCTCGTCTCCTTCAGCACCCCCTCGTCCGGCCCGCGGCCGGGCATCCTCGAGGGCGACTCGATCCGGCCGCTGGTCTCGGTCGAGTCGCTCGACGCCCTGGTGCGCCTGGGTCCCGAGCAGCGCGCCGCCGCGCTCGGCGTGACCGGGCCGGCGGTCCCGCTCGCCGATGCCACGCTGCACGCGCCGCTCCACCCCCACAAGAACGTCTTTTGCATCGGCCGCAACTACCTCGCGCACGCCGAGGAAGGCGCCCGCGCGCGCGGCGAGGAGCTCAAGCTCCCGCCCGTCCCCGACATCTTCACCAAGGCGCCGACGGCCATCGCCGATCCGGACCAGGTGCTGCGCCTGAGCTCGACCGTCTCGCAGAAGTACGACTGGGAGGCCGAGCTGGCGATCGTCATCGGCAAGCCGTGCAAGGACGTCGCGCAAGCCGACGCGCTGGACGTGATCTTCGGCTACACGTGCCTCAACGACGTCACCGCGCGCGACCTGCAGCGCGCGTCGACGCAGTGGTTCAAAGGCAAGACGCTCGACGACACCTGTCCGCTCGGGCCGTGGATCGTCACCCCCGACGAGATCGGCGACGCGCAGAACCTCGAGGTGACGCTGCGCCTCAACGGCGTCGTCAAACAGCACGCCAACACGTCGTCCATGATCTTCAAGATCCCGAAGATCATCGAGTACCTCTCGGCGGGGCTCACCCTCGAGCCGGGCGACATCATCGCGACCGGCACGCCGGAAGGCGTCGGCTTCGCGCGCACGCCGCCCGAGTTCATGAAGGACGGCGACGTGATGGAGGTCGAGATCGAGAAGATCGGCATCCTGCGCAACACGCTGAGCATCACCGCCCCCGTGGGAGCGGCGCACTGA
- a CDS encoding helix-turn-helix domain-containing protein: MQSVEVGAALLRALADADGPVPLGALARAAGMSSAKAHRYLVSFVQAGLVVQSERSAAYDLGPLAVHLGLAAIERFDVIRAAGERLGALRDELDRTVSLALWTDAGPAVARIELSRRPVTLAVRVGTTYPLRTTATGRIFLAYSRAAEAVALAETPGEAGAIAALQEEVRANGVATAVESFLVGVCAMALPLFGHDGTMAGAVTVVGWPGELDLAPGGTTASTLRRFAAAAGAGPR; this comes from the coding sequence GTGCAGTCGGTCGAGGTGGGTGCCGCGCTGCTGCGCGCGCTGGCCGACGCCGACGGACCCGTACCGCTGGGCGCGCTCGCGCGCGCGGCCGGGATGTCTTCGGCGAAGGCGCACCGGTACTTGGTGAGCTTCGTGCAAGCGGGGTTGGTCGTGCAGAGCGAGCGCAGCGCCGCCTACGATCTGGGGCCGCTGGCGGTACACCTGGGCTTGGCCGCTATCGAGCGCTTCGACGTCATTCGCGCGGCCGGCGAGCGGCTGGGCGCCCTGCGCGACGAGCTCGACCGCACCGTCTCGCTGGCCCTGTGGACCGACGCCGGACCGGCCGTGGCGCGGATCGAGCTGAGCCGCCGACCGGTGACGCTGGCCGTGCGGGTCGGGACGACCTATCCGCTGCGCACGACGGCGACCGGGCGCATCTTCCTGGCCTACTCGCGGGCGGCCGAGGCGGTCGCCCTGGCCGAGACCCCCGGCGAGGCCGGCGCGATCGCGGCGCTCCAGGAGGAGGTGCGCGCCAACGGCGTCGCAACCGCGGTCGAGTCGTTCCTGGTCGGCGTGTGCGCGATGGCGCTCCCCCTGTTCGGTCACGACGGCACCATGGCAGGCGCGGTCACGGTCGTCGGCTGGCCCGGCGAGCTCGATCTGGCCCCCGGTGGGACGACGGCGAGCACGCTGCGCCGCTTCGCCGCCGCCGCGGGGGCAGGGCCACGGTGA
- a CDS encoding cupin domain-containing protein codes for MIATDSLDQLFTDAAGQDAQPLWTQMESMVPPFPEPKAVPHLWRYAEMRPLLERSGRLVGTKDAERRVFMLVNPALKAPQTTDTLYAGLQLILPGEIARAHRHVAFALRFIIEGDGAFTAVGGEKVTMARGDVILTPQWDFHDHGHEGKTPMIWLDGLDLPVYQFFPANFAQPYSSEQYPSTPAAGDSHLKYPWAEMQAVLDEQPGPFGYAEYRHRDRGGAISSVIGAAAERLSGKTSSPLRRETAGVVYHVYEGHGTTKVGETTLRWERGDTFCVPAWTRYQHTPATDAYLFRFDDAPVLRAIGAYRSEQEAP; via the coding sequence ATGATCGCCACCGATTCGCTCGACCAACTCTTCACCGATGCGGCCGGTCAGGACGCGCAGCCGCTGTGGACCCAGATGGAATCCATGGTGCCGCCGTTCCCCGAACCGAAGGCGGTCCCGCACCTGTGGCGCTACGCCGAGATGCGGCCGCTGCTCGAACGCTCGGGCCGGCTGGTCGGCACCAAGGACGCCGAACGCCGCGTCTTCATGCTCGTCAACCCGGCGCTGAAAGCGCCGCAGACGACCGACACGCTGTACGCGGGCTTGCAGCTGATCCTGCCGGGTGAGATCGCGCGCGCGCACCGCCACGTCGCGTTCGCGCTGCGCTTCATCATCGAAGGCGACGGTGCGTTCACCGCGGTCGGCGGCGAGAAGGTCACCATGGCGCGCGGCGACGTCATCCTCACGCCGCAGTGGGATTTCCACGACCACGGTCACGAGGGCAAGACGCCGATGATCTGGCTCGACGGCCTCGACCTGCCGGTCTACCAGTTCTTCCCGGCCAACTTCGCGCAGCCGTACTCATCCGAGCAGTATCCGTCCACGCCCGCGGCGGGCGACTCGCACCTCAAGTACCCGTGGGCGGAGATGCAGGCCGTGCTCGACGAGCAGCCGGGGCCGTTCGGGTACGCCGAGTACCGCCACCGCGATCGCGGCGGCGCCATCTCGAGCGTCATCGGCGCGGCCGCGGAACGTCTGTCGGGCAAGACCAGCTCTCCGCTCCGCCGTGAGACGGCCGGCGTCGTGTATCACGTCTACGAGGGGCACGGCACGACCAAGGTCGGCGAGACGACGCTGCGCTGGGAGCGCGGCGACACGTTCTGCGTCCCGGCCTGGACGCGGTACCAGCACACGCCGGCCACCGACGCGTACCTGTTCCGCTTCGACGACGCACCGGTGCTGCGCGCGATCGGCGCCTATCGCAGCGAGCAAGAGGCGCCGTGA
- a CDS encoding DUF5069 domain-containing protein, whose translation MNAEIALPYPDADLRTHPPRSPRAELGGLLFLPRTIDKVRAKLQGTLGYYKVAPGISGYLFEWLGITEDEFTAAVRDASSDEEVLAWLVARVDVTRFTEINERLRVRAIRDDEHFAQVLPRYPVLNEYPQLRNWFEIFEVDDRWTFDPANADKVKTTAPS comes from the coding sequence GTGAACGCGGAGATCGCGCTGCCGTATCCCGACGCGGACCTGCGCACGCATCCGCCGCGCAGTCCGCGCGCGGAACTGGGCGGATTGCTGTTTCTCCCGCGCACGATCGACAAGGTGCGGGCGAAGCTGCAAGGGACGCTGGGCTACTACAAGGTCGCGCCCGGGATCTCGGGTTACCTGTTCGAGTGGCTCGGCATCACCGAGGACGAGTTCACCGCCGCCGTGCGCGACGCGTCGAGCGACGAGGAGGTGCTGGCCTGGCTGGTCGCTCGCGTCGACGTGACGCGTTTCACGGAGATCAACGAACGGCTGCGGGTGCGCGCGATCCGCGACGACGAGCACTTCGCGCAGGTGCTCCCGCGCTATCCGGTCCTCAACGAGTACCCGCAGCTGCGCAATTGGTTCGAGATCTTCGAGGTCGACGACCGGTGGACGTTCGACCCCGCCAACGCCGACAAGGTCAAGACGACCGCACCGAGTTAG